The Mesotoga sp. Brook.08.105.5.1 genome contains the following window.
AACTGGAAGCGATAGCCTCGCTGGGTTTTCTGACCAGTCGCTACAAAGACTTCTACGACATCTTTTTGCTGTCCAGGTTCTTCCGTTTCAATGGCACAACACTGCAAGCCGCAATTGGGGAAACATTTAGAAATCGTGGCACACCGATGGAAGAGATCGTCGCATTCGAGAAGCAATTCACTTCCGATTCACTCCATCAGCGAAGATGGACAGCCTTCGCTAAAAAGAAAAACACCACGTTTTATGCATTTCTTGAGGAAGTTATAGGTCAAATCAAGAACTTCCTTGTACCTGTACTTGAAGCTCTGCAAAGAGACGAGATCTTCGCCTCACACTGGGAGCCTGATGACCTAAGCTGGAAATGACCACTGTATTTGTGGAGTTTGTAAGAGCCGGGAAAGAACAGCGAGAGTTCGCTTCGCTCACGAGAAGACGAGAGCGAAAATAGGGACTGACAAATCTCTTCATGTCTGTCCCATTTTTCGCGTCCGCCCTCTCTTCTCTCTCTTCCCAAGGACGGCTCTTGAAAAAATGGAGTCCCTATTTTTGACAAATTTACGAATAGCAGAGGCGAAAAACAAGAATGCATAGAAAGTCAAATCTGATTTGAAGGATTATCTACTTGGCAGATGAAAGAAAGTGCCCTCAACACTTCCTCTAAACTTGATATCGAATCATTTCAGTATTTCGCTCTGAATGTTACTAACTCTTCTTCGGTCTCCCTATTGGTCTTCTTGTAAGTGAGACACCGAGCTCCTTCTCAAGATCGGCTACAAGATTCTCGGCAAACAAAGGCTTTCCAGAAAACGTATTTCCCCTGATTCTACTGAGAAAATCATCTTCATCCGGAAAGCCAAGAAACTCTCTCCAGCCTTCTGGATTCCAGTTGAGATCGAAATCCTTCAACGAAGAAAGTTGAATGTTCTTGCCGGAAGCTATTGAAACCTTAGAAGATAGAGCGTTGCCTTCAGAGACTTTCTCATCTGTCGTGATAGATCGGGGACGAACTTGCTCTTCACCTATGTCCACAGATTTACTGCCAGCATCTCTAGAAGAGCTATCGCTTTCATCGGAAACGTCTACCATCACACTCATACCAACGTGTTCCCTAGCGCTCGACCATTCATACTCCCAGGGAAAGTGAACCATCTTGGCCCGAACGGGATTCCTTTCAACATACTTGAGTGCCTCCAGGGCGTGATCGCGATGCAGGGGACATGAGTAGAAGCGCGCCTGCCAGAGATGGCCGGCTCTCCGGTTCTTCTTGTTGAAGTAGCTTGAGTACCGCATATTGGTGTACTTGAAGGTCATTGCAAGTGAATCGTTTCTAAGGGGAGCCGCTAAGAAATGCACGTGATTGGTCATAAGACAGTAAGCGTAGATCTTCATTTCATACTTTCTCGAATACTCACTGACGAACTCAATGTACTTCTTCCTGTCGGCAGAATCCTCAAATATGCTCTGCCTATAATTACCTCTTTGAGTAATGTGATGAACA
Protein-coding sequences here:
- a CDS encoding transposase, encoding MPRSARVVFEGVVHHITQRGNYRQSIFEDSADRKKYIEFVSEYSRKYEMKIYAYCLMTNHVHFLAAPLRNDSLAMTFKYTNMRYSSYFNKKNRRAGHLWQARFYSCPLHRDHALEALKYVERNPVRAKMVHFPWEYEWSSAREHVGMSVMVDVSDESDSSSRDAGSKSVDIGEEQVRPRSITTDEKVSEGNALSSKVSIASGKNIQLSSLKDFDLNWNPEGWREFLGFPDEDDFLSRIRGNTFSGKPLFAENLVADLEKELGVSLTRRPIGRPKKS